A genomic region of Miscanthus floridulus cultivar M001 chromosome 3, ASM1932011v1, whole genome shotgun sequence contains the following coding sequences:
- the LOC136547078 gene encoding fasciclin-like arabinogalactan protein 13: MVKMFRFQAARMSYVVLALAISAAVVSTEAAGGVDAPSPAPSGPLNLTEILRKGTQYNAFIRLLKDTEVTSQVASLLDSDRNADGLTVLAPTDAAFAGLRPGTLNRMDAQAQSQLVLFHILPKYYTFVSFQTTTNPVRTQASGQHGVYTVNVTSGGERQVNVSSGLMEAMLGKTLYSAYPLAVYSVDKVLLLPALFGRSDVKDGAEAPAAASKPQKQAPSSTAADDQAPANEADATAAGADTTRTRWLLASAATASAVVLSLLLC; encoded by the coding sequence ATGGTTAAAATGTTTCGCTTCCAAGCTGCAAGAATGTCTTATGTTGTGCTAGCCCTAGCCATCTCTGCCGCCGTCGTCTCGACGGAGGCCGCAGGCGGCGTCGACGCGCCGAGTCCAGCTCCGTCGGGGCCTCTCAATCTGACCGAGATCCTCAGGAAGGGCACCCAGTACAACGCGTTCATTCGCCTGCTCAAGGACACCGAGGTGACCTCGCAGGTGGCCAGCCTGCTCGACAGCGACCGGAACGCCGACGGCCTGACGGTGCTGGCCCCGACCGACGCGGCGTTCGCGGGTCTCAGGCCAGGCACGCTCAACCGGATGGACGCGCAGGCGCAGTCGCAGCTGGTGCTGTTCCACATCCTGCCCAAGTACTACACCTTCGTGTCGTTCCAGACCACCACCAACCCCGTCCGCACGCAGGCCTCCGGCCAGCACGGCGTGTACACCGTAAACGTCACCAGCGGCGGCGAGCGTCAGGTCAACGTGTCGTCGGGGCTCATGGAGGCCATGCTAGGGAAGACGCTCTACTCGGCGTACCCACTGGCGGTGTACTCCGTGGACAAGGTCCTGCTCTTGCCGGCGCTCTTTGGCCGCAGCGACGTGAAGGATGGAGCCGAGGCACCGGCGGCGGCTTCAAAACCGCAGAAGCAAGCCCCTTCTTCGACGGCGGCTGATGATCAAGCTCCTGCTAATGAGGCTGACGCCACGGCCGCGGGGGCAGATACCACAAGGACCAGGTGGCTGCTGGCTTCTGCTGCTACTGC